One genomic segment of Ricinus communis isolate WT05 ecotype wild-type chromosome 5, ASM1957865v1, whole genome shotgun sequence includes these proteins:
- the LOC8279096 gene encoding glucuronokinase 1 → MEEKSTAIEHKAYARVGLLGNPSDVYYGRTISFSLANFWASVRLQPSDDLIIQPHPKHDLVRFSSIDHLVNRLQSEGYYGGVRLLMAICKVFFLYCEENEIHLHSRNFTLNYDTNIPRQTGLSGSSAIVTAALNCLLDFYKVRHLIKVDIRPKLVLSAEQELGIVAGLQDRVAQVYGGLVYMDFSKENMDRLGHGIYTPMDIELLPPLHLIYAENPSDSGKVHSTVRQRWLNGDKFIISLMAEVADVALEGRTAILEKNYAKLADLMNRNFDLRRSMFGDDVIGALNIEMVEVARRVGAASKFTGSGGAVVVYCPGGPSQIKLLEDACQLAGFTIQPVQVVPSCLHEDDLKTLS, encoded by the exons ATGGAAGAGAAATCAACAGCCATAGAACACAAAGCATACGCCCGTGTTGGCCTTTTAGGCAATCCTAGCGATGTTTATTATGGCCGTACAATCTCTTTCAGTCTCGCCAACTTCTGGGCCTCCGTTCGATTACAACCCTCTGATGATCTCATCATCCAGCCCCATCCGAAACACGATCTTGTTCGATTCTCTTCAATCGATCACCTG GTGAATCGGTTGCAAAGTGAAGGATATTATGGGGGTGTAAGATTGCTTATGGCTATTtgtaaagttttctttttgtattgcGAGGAGAATGAAATCCATCTTCATTCAAGAAATTTCACTCTTAATTATGATACCAATATTCCTCGCCAG ACAGGGCTTTCAGGTTCTAGTGCTATTGTAACTGCGGCCTTGAATTGTCTCCTTGATTTCTACAAAGTCAGGCATTTGATTAAAGTTGACATCAGGCCTAAACTTGTGCTTAGTGCGGAGCAAGAACTTGGGATTGTTGCTGGCCTTCAAGATCGAGTTGCTCAGGTCTATGGAGGTCTTGTTTACATG GATTTCTCAAAGGAAAATATGGATAGGTTGGGGCATGGGATCTATACGCCTATGGATATTGAACTTCTTCCACCTCTCCATCTTATCTATGCTGAGAATCCAAGTGATTCTGGAAAG GTACATAGTACAGTTCGGCAAAGGTGGCTTAACGGTgacaaatttattatatcgTTGATGGCAGAAGTTGCAGATGTAGCATTAGAAGGAAGAACTGCAATTCTTGAAAAGAATTATGCCAAACTTGCAGATCTGATGAATCGTAATTTTGACCTTCGAAG GAGCATGTTTGGTGATGATGTCATTGGAGCTTTAAACATAGAGATGGTGGAGGTGGCCCGACGGGTAGGAGCTGCCTCAAAATTTACAGGCAGTGGAGGAGCTGTTGTTGTATACTGTCCTGGTGGGCCTTCACAAATAAAGCTTTTGGAGGATGCATGTCAGCTAGCTGGTTTTACCATTCAGCCTGTGCAAGTTGTTCCCTCTTGTCTTCACGAAGATGATCTCAAGACATTATCATAA
- the LOC8279097 gene encoding uncharacterized protein LOC8279097 has product MESASMGLADNEGEEWELRHEDGFTYNILKRQRLFDPAEAVQPPVTDPKAEERHRKQRKKKILLKLKAQYQREIDQWELLSNSLRSVQDRAYQQQQQQSRDVDQTPSSSSLSLEPTSTGVEGNENASGSLIHELLLLAEAQEAVIHDVSYLCDVAESMCNAEKEWLAQSYIDLPVWSSPRKLMQSLCDE; this is encoded by the exons ATGGAATCTGCATCCATGGGTTTGGCCGACAACGAGGGAGAGGAATGGGAGCTAAGGCATGAAGATGGATTCACTTACAATATCCTGAAGCGCCAGCGCTTATTTGACCCAGCTGAAGCAGTTCAACCTCCTGTCACTGATCCTAAGGCAGAAGAGAGGCACCGAAAACAACGCAAGAAAAAGATTCTTTTAAAGCTAAAAGCTCAGTATCAAAGGGAAATTGACCAGTGGGAACTTCTGTCAAACAGCTTGCGTTCAGTGCAAGACAGAGCttatcaacaacaacaacaacagtCGCGAGATGTCGACCAGACGCCGTCCTCTTCGTCGTTGTCTTTAGAACCGACTTCGACGGGAGTTGAGGGAAACGAGAATGCTTCTGGGTCCTTAATCCATGAGCTTCTTTTACTG GCAGAGGCGCAAGAAGCTGTAATACATGATGTATCATATTTATGTGATGTAGCAGAATCAATGTGCAATGCTGAAAAAGAATGGCTGGCACAATCATATATTGATCTACCTGTATGGTCTTCGCCTCGGAAGCTTATGCAATCACTTTGTGATGAATAG
- the LOC8279098 gene encoding uncharacterized protein LOC8279098 — MAKSLSLLFLLPKPTFCPILLSSKPKSLNRACILSSLSRTLFSTVSTPYPFQYDMIISRPSQSQPPQSRSQPARVTKDDSDCSPEPESELGLDSWVDQKLSMDKSKRKYYNKRRKRMYGSDSDDDTRNKDEGFVELKPEVAHFGSLHKREEELYMYDTFAYPWEKDKHYKMVYQLEKKYFPDQCFDKAFLDHKDSNFSKNESVKRSSKRVVKRDTNGVGDREEDKGLVFFEEEKAEIESNSEKNVAKDVTERKVEEFFKCLKKVPNKKNEIDTGEPYLVTRSTELPPRWDDTHGTVVLVNKPKGWTSFTVCGKLRRLVKVKKVGHAGTLDPMATGLLIVCVGKATKVVDRYQGMIKGYSGVFRLGEATSTWDADSPVIQREPWEHIKDEDIRKAAASFCGEIWQVPPMFSAIKVGGEKMYEKARRGESIELSPRRISIFQFNIERSLEDRQNLIFRVVCSKGTYVRSLCADFGKALGSCAHLTALRRDSIGEYSADDAWEFKELEEAITKNYF; from the exons ATGGCTAAATCCCTTTCTCTGCTCTTTCTCCTTCCAAAACCCACGTTTTGTCCTATCCTTTTATCCTCAAAACCCAAATCTTTAAACAGAGCATGTATCTTATCATCACTTTCCCGAACACTCTTCTCCACCGTTTCTACACCATACCCATTTCAATACGACATGATTATCAGCCGCCCATCTCAATCCCAACCTCCTCAGTCCCGGTCTCAACCCGCCCGGGTCACTAAAGACGACTCAGATTGCTCTCCTGAGCCTGAATCTGAACTGGGTCTTGATTCATGGGTTGATCAAAAGCTTTCTATGGATAAGTCTAAGAGaaagtattataataaaaggagaaaaagaatgtACGGGTCTGATTCTGATGATGATACTAGGAATAAAGACGAGGGCTTTGTTGAATTGAAGCCTGAAGTTGCACACTTTGGTAGCTTACATAAGAGAGAAGAGGAGCTGTATATGTACGACACATTTGCTTATCCGTGGGAAAAAGATAAGCATTATAAGATGGTTTATCAGTTGGAGAAAAAGTATTTTCCTGATCAATGTTTTGATAAGGCATTTCTTGATCATAAAGATtctaattttagtaaaaatgaAAGTGTAAAAAGGAGTAGTAAGAGAGTAGTGAAAAGAGATACTAATGGGGTTGGTGACAGAGAGGAAGATAAAGGGTTGGTGTTTTTTGAGGAGGAGAAGGCTGAGATAGAATCGAATTCAGAGAAGAACGTCGCTAAAGATGTTACAGAGAGGAAAGTGGAGGAGTTTTTTAAGTGTTTGAAGAAAGTTCCcaacaagaaaaatgaaatcgATACTGGAGAACCTTATCTTGTTACTAGGAGTACTGAGCTTCCACCCAGGTGGGATGATACACATGGAACTGTGGTTTTGGTTAATAAGCCTAAAG GATGGACTTCATTTACAGTTTGTGGAAAGCTGCGCCGCCTGGTCAAAGTGAAAAAg GTGGGGCATGCTGGAACACTTGATCCTATGGCAACTGgtttattaattgtatgtgTTGGTAAAGCAACTAAGGTGGTAGACAG ATACCAAGGAATGATTAAGGGTTACAGCGGAGTTTTCCGTTTAGGGGAGGCAACTTCAACTTGGGATGCTGATTCGCCG GTTATCCAGCGTGAGCCTTGGGAGCACATCAAAGATGAGGACATAAGGAAAGCTGCTGCATCTTTTTGTGGGGAAATTTGGCAAGTTCCTCCAATGTTCTCTGCCATCAAA GTTGGAGGTGAAAAGATGTATGAGAAAGCTAGAAGAGGAGAAAGTATTGAACTTTCACCCAGAagaatttctatttttcagTTTAACATAGAGCGAAGCTTAGAAGACAG GCAAAATTTGATTTTCCGAGTGGTATGCTCTAAAGGAACATACGTTCGATCGTTATGTGCTGATTTTGGAAAGGCTCTTGGCAG TTGTGCTCACTTAACTGCTCTTCGAAGAGATTCAATTG GAGAATACTCGGCAGATGATGCATGGGAGTTCAAAGAGCTGGAAGAGgcaataactaaaaattatttctag
- the LOC8279099 gene encoding uncharacterized protein LOC8279099 isoform X1, whose protein sequence is MRLPIRSSVYARKPSETMRLFMTTFVGIIFGFFLGISFPTLSLSKMNLPSSLFPSIDLTYIEDKYSGLSTEALFNAWSSLKGNKGSTQLHTYNETKIWVPTNPRGTERLPPGIIASESDFYLRRLWGLPEEDLSVKAKYLVTFTVGFNQKNNIDAAVKKFSENFTIVLFHYDGRTTEWDEFEWSKRAIHVSVAKQTKWWYAKRFLHPDIVAPYEYIFMWDEDLGVEHFDAEEYIKLVKKHGLEISQPGLDPDRGTTWAMTKRRDDSEVHKYTEEKPGWCTDPHLPPCAAFVEIMATVFSRDAWRCVWHMIQNDLVHGWGLDFSMRKCIEPAHEKIGVVDAQWIVHQGVPSLGSQGKAESGRAPWEGVRERCRKEWTMFQDRMTNAEKAYFEAMGIHPPNSTTR, encoded by the exons ATGCGGCTCCCCATCCGCAG CAGTGTATATGCAAGAAAACCTAGTGAGACAATGAGGCTATTCATGACAACTTTTGTTGGAATTATTTTTGGCTTCTTTTTAGGAATATCCTTTCCAACACTCTCACTATCTAAG aTGAATCTTCCATCCAGTCTATTTCCTTCCATTGATCTGACATATATTGAGGACAAATACTCTGGTCTTTCAACCGAAGCACTGTTCAATGCTTGGTCTTCTCTAAAGGGTAATAAAGGCAGCACTCAACTTCACACATATAATGAAACAAAG ATCTGGGTTCCAACAAATCCGCGGGGAACTGAGAGACTGCCTCCTGGTATAATAGCATCTGAGTCGGATTTCTATCTCCGCCGGTTGTGGGGACTGCCTGAGGAG GACTTGTCTGTCAAAGCTAAGTATCTTGTGACTTTTACTGTTGGCTTTAATCAGAAAAACAATATTGATGCTGCAGTTAAAAAG TTCTCAGAGAATTTCACAATTGTATTGTTTCACTATGATGGACGGACAACTGAATGGGATGAGTTTGAGTGGTCAAAGCGAGCTATCCACGTCAGTGTTGCCAAGCAAACTAAGTG GTGGTACGCGAAACGTTTTCTACATCCTGACATTGTTGCACCCtatgaatatatattcatGTGGGATGAGGATCTTGGGGTTGAGCATTTTGATGCAGAGGA ATACATTAAACTGGTAAAGAAACATGGTTTGGAAATTTCACAGCCTGGTTTAGATCCAGATAGAGGGACAACATGGGCAATGACAAAGAGGAGAGATGACTCTGAAGTTCACAA GTATACTGAGGAAAAGCCTGGTTGGTGTACTGACCCACACTTGCCACCTTGTGCAGC ATTTGTTGAGATCATGGCAACCGTGTTTTCACGTGATGCCTGGCGATGTGTTTGGCATATGATTCAG AATGACTTGGTTCATGGGTGGGGTTTAGATTTTTCTATGAGGAAATGTATTGAG CCTGCTCATGAGAAAATAGGAGTTGTAGATGCTCAGTGGATTGTCCATCAAGGCGTTCCATCACTTGGAAGCCAG GGAAAAGCAGAGAGCGGGAGGGCACCGTGGGAAGGG GTGAGGGAGAGGTGTCGAAAAGAGTGGACAATGTTTCAAGACCGAATGACTAATGCGGAGAAGGCCTATTTTGAGGCAATGGGAATTCATCCTCCCAATTCAACAACTCGTTAG
- the LOC8279099 gene encoding uncharacterized protein LOC8279099 isoform X3: MNLPSSLFPSIDLTYIEDKYSGLSTEALFNAWSSLKGNKGSTQLHTYNETKIWVPTNPRGTERLPPGIIASESDFYLRRLWGLPEEDLSVKAKYLVTFTVGFNQKNNIDAAVKKFSENFTIVLFHYDGRTTEWDEFEWSKRAIHVSVAKQTKWWYAKRFLHPDIVAPYEYIFMWDEDLGVEHFDAEEYIKLVKKHGLEISQPGLDPDRGTTWAMTKRRDDSEVHKYTEEKPGWCTDPHLPPCAAFVEIMATVFSRDAWRCVWHMIQNDLVHGWGLDFSMRKCIEPAHEKIGVVDAQWIVHQGVPSLGSQGKAESGRAPWEGVRERCRKEWTMFQDRMTNAEKAYFEAMGIHPPNSTTR; the protein is encoded by the exons aTGAATCTTCCATCCAGTCTATTTCCTTCCATTGATCTGACATATATTGAGGACAAATACTCTGGTCTTTCAACCGAAGCACTGTTCAATGCTTGGTCTTCTCTAAAGGGTAATAAAGGCAGCACTCAACTTCACACATATAATGAAACAAAG ATCTGGGTTCCAACAAATCCGCGGGGAACTGAGAGACTGCCTCCTGGTATAATAGCATCTGAGTCGGATTTCTATCTCCGCCGGTTGTGGGGACTGCCTGAGGAG GACTTGTCTGTCAAAGCTAAGTATCTTGTGACTTTTACTGTTGGCTTTAATCAGAAAAACAATATTGATGCTGCAGTTAAAAAG TTCTCAGAGAATTTCACAATTGTATTGTTTCACTATGATGGACGGACAACTGAATGGGATGAGTTTGAGTGGTCAAAGCGAGCTATCCACGTCAGTGTTGCCAAGCAAACTAAGTG GTGGTACGCGAAACGTTTTCTACATCCTGACATTGTTGCACCCtatgaatatatattcatGTGGGATGAGGATCTTGGGGTTGAGCATTTTGATGCAGAGGA ATACATTAAACTGGTAAAGAAACATGGTTTGGAAATTTCACAGCCTGGTTTAGATCCAGATAGAGGGACAACATGGGCAATGACAAAGAGGAGAGATGACTCTGAAGTTCACAA GTATACTGAGGAAAAGCCTGGTTGGTGTACTGACCCACACTTGCCACCTTGTGCAGC ATTTGTTGAGATCATGGCAACCGTGTTTTCACGTGATGCCTGGCGATGTGTTTGGCATATGATTCAG AATGACTTGGTTCATGGGTGGGGTTTAGATTTTTCTATGAGGAAATGTATTGAG CCTGCTCATGAGAAAATAGGAGTTGTAGATGCTCAGTGGATTGTCCATCAAGGCGTTCCATCACTTGGAAGCCAG GGAAAAGCAGAGAGCGGGAGGGCACCGTGGGAAGGG GTGAGGGAGAGGTGTCGAAAAGAGTGGACAATGTTTCAAGACCGAATGACTAATGCGGAGAAGGCCTATTTTGAGGCAATGGGAATTCATCCTCCCAATTCAACAACTCGTTAG
- the LOC8279099 gene encoding uncharacterized protein LOC8279099 isoform X2, with product MRLPIRSVYARKPSETMRLFMTTFVGIIFGFFLGISFPTLSLSKMNLPSSLFPSIDLTYIEDKYSGLSTEALFNAWSSLKGNKGSTQLHTYNETKIWVPTNPRGTERLPPGIIASESDFYLRRLWGLPEEDLSVKAKYLVTFTVGFNQKNNIDAAVKKFSENFTIVLFHYDGRTTEWDEFEWSKRAIHVSVAKQTKWWYAKRFLHPDIVAPYEYIFMWDEDLGVEHFDAEEYIKLVKKHGLEISQPGLDPDRGTTWAMTKRRDDSEVHKYTEEKPGWCTDPHLPPCAAFVEIMATVFSRDAWRCVWHMIQNDLVHGWGLDFSMRKCIEPAHEKIGVVDAQWIVHQGVPSLGSQGKAESGRAPWEGVRERCRKEWTMFQDRMTNAEKAYFEAMGIHPPNSTTR from the exons ATGCGGCTCCCCATCCGCAG TGTATATGCAAGAAAACCTAGTGAGACAATGAGGCTATTCATGACAACTTTTGTTGGAATTATTTTTGGCTTCTTTTTAGGAATATCCTTTCCAACACTCTCACTATCTAAG aTGAATCTTCCATCCAGTCTATTTCCTTCCATTGATCTGACATATATTGAGGACAAATACTCTGGTCTTTCAACCGAAGCACTGTTCAATGCTTGGTCTTCTCTAAAGGGTAATAAAGGCAGCACTCAACTTCACACATATAATGAAACAAAG ATCTGGGTTCCAACAAATCCGCGGGGAACTGAGAGACTGCCTCCTGGTATAATAGCATCTGAGTCGGATTTCTATCTCCGCCGGTTGTGGGGACTGCCTGAGGAG GACTTGTCTGTCAAAGCTAAGTATCTTGTGACTTTTACTGTTGGCTTTAATCAGAAAAACAATATTGATGCTGCAGTTAAAAAG TTCTCAGAGAATTTCACAATTGTATTGTTTCACTATGATGGACGGACAACTGAATGGGATGAGTTTGAGTGGTCAAAGCGAGCTATCCACGTCAGTGTTGCCAAGCAAACTAAGTG GTGGTACGCGAAACGTTTTCTACATCCTGACATTGTTGCACCCtatgaatatatattcatGTGGGATGAGGATCTTGGGGTTGAGCATTTTGATGCAGAGGA ATACATTAAACTGGTAAAGAAACATGGTTTGGAAATTTCACAGCCTGGTTTAGATCCAGATAGAGGGACAACATGGGCAATGACAAAGAGGAGAGATGACTCTGAAGTTCACAA GTATACTGAGGAAAAGCCTGGTTGGTGTACTGACCCACACTTGCCACCTTGTGCAGC ATTTGTTGAGATCATGGCAACCGTGTTTTCACGTGATGCCTGGCGATGTGTTTGGCATATGATTCAG AATGACTTGGTTCATGGGTGGGGTTTAGATTTTTCTATGAGGAAATGTATTGAG CCTGCTCATGAGAAAATAGGAGTTGTAGATGCTCAGTGGATTGTCCATCAAGGCGTTCCATCACTTGGAAGCCAG GGAAAAGCAGAGAGCGGGAGGGCACCGTGGGAAGGG GTGAGGGAGAGGTGTCGAAAAGAGTGGACAATGTTTCAAGACCGAATGACTAATGCGGAGAAGGCCTATTTTGAGGCAATGGGAATTCATCCTCCCAATTCAACAACTCGTTAG